The Benincasa hispida cultivar B227 chromosome 11, ASM972705v1, whole genome shotgun sequence genome has a segment encoding these proteins:
- the LOC120091898 gene encoding suppressor of mec-8 and unc-52 protein homolog 2, which yields MSSAKKHYKDKFARHKEEKTEEPETPKYRDRAKERREDQNPDYEPTELGFHAVAPPGTVDIRAADAHKLSIEKSKYLGGDVEHTHLVKGLDYALLNKVRSEIDKKPDAGGDAEGKASTPKEDQQVLFRTATAKSVYKWIIKPQMGIKSNETFLPGRTSFIYNMEGGYSHDIPTTLHRSKADCPVPEEMVTVNVDGSVLDRIAKIMSYLRLGSSGKVLKKKKKDKDVKGKISAIVNEYVGNNKPSTLDTGVPKKQTEREMLPPPPPLKKNQVVLKEKQGPVVTRVEEDDIFVGDGVDYTVPGKDLSQSPLSEDMEESPRNKEKPSYFSEPAYGPVPPSGPPQEWQEANGYGVMQPQAFPAGYQGDWQDYQYSDQLAYSEQYLQLNMQAYDMQAGANIQQDPRLMTQEEKDRGLGSVFKRDDQRLQQLRERDAREKDPNFISESYSECYPGYQEYNREVVDSDDEDDLSKMDMGGRAKGRLHRWDFETEEEWAKYNEQKEAMPKAAFQFGVKMQDGRKTRKQNKDQKLNNELHKINKILAKKKMEKEMNGDDDDIQPGKKIRI from the exons ATGAGTTCCGCAAAAAAGCATTACAAGGATAAATTTGCTCGTCACAA GGAGGAGAAAACTGAAGAACCAGAAACGCCAAAATACAGAGACCGAGCTAAAGAACGTAGAGAAGATCAAAATCCTGATTATGAACCCACTGAGCTGGGTTTTCATGCTGTTGCACCTCCTGGGACTGTCGACATTCG GGCGGCTGATGCACATAAGTTATCCATTGAGAAGAGCAAGTACCTTGGAG GGGACGTTGAGCATACCCACTTGGTGAAAGGTTTGGATTATGCCTTGCTCAATAAAGTAAGAAGTGAGATTGACAAGAAGCCAGATGCTGGGGGTGATGCTGAAGGGAAGGCTAG TACACCCAAGGAAGATCAACAAGTGTTGTTTCGCACTGCAACAGCAAAg TCtgtatacaaatggatcatcaAGCCCCAGATGGGGATTAAGTCAAATGAGACGTTCCTTCCTGGTAGAacatcatttatttataacatg GAGGGTGGATATTCTCACGATATTCCAACTACCTTGCATAGAAGTAAAGCTGACTGTCCAGTGCCAGAG GAAATGGTAACCGTCAATGTTGATGGTTCTGTGTTAGATCGAATTGCTAAAATTATGTCATATCTTCGTCTTGGATCCTCCGGGAAggttttaaagaagaaaaagaaggataaAGATGTGAAAG GGAAGATTTCAGCTATTGTTAATGAATATGTTGGAAACAATAAGCCATCAACACTTGATACTGGCGTGCCAAAGAAGCAAACGGAAAGAGAAATGTTGCCCCCTCCACCTCCTCTCAAGAAAAATCAGGTAGTTTTAAAAGAGAAGCAAGGGCCAGTTGTCACAAGAGTAGAAGAGGATGATATTTTTGTCGGTGACGGTGTTGATTACACTGTTCCTGGTAAGGATCTTAGCCAGAGTCCTCTTTCCGAAGACATGGAAGAATCTCCCCGAAATAAGGAGAAACCTAGTTATTTCTCTGAACCTGCTTATGGGCCTGTCCCACCCTCTGGACCACCTCAGGAATGGCAAGAAGCA AATGGATATGGGGTGATGCAACCTCAAGCGTTTCCTGCGGGCTACCAAGGAGATTGGCAGGACTACCAATATTCTGATCAACTGGCTTATTCTGAACAGTACCTTCAGCTCAACATGCAGGCGTATGATATGCAAGCAGGAGCGAACATTCAACAGGACCCCCGACTCATGACTCAAGAAGAGAAAGATAGGGGTTTAGGCTCGGTGTTCAAGAGAGATGATCAGAGATTACAGCAACTGAGAGAGAGAGATGCACGAGAGAAGGATCCCAACTTCATATCAGAGAGTTATTCTGAATGTTACCCAGGATATCAAGAGTATAACCGTGAAGTCGTGGACAGTGACGATGAAGATGACTTATCGAAAATGGACATGGGAGGCCGG GCAAAGGGCCGACTTCACCGGTGGGACTTTGAGACAGAGGAAGAGTGGGCGAAGTACAATGAGCAGAAGGAAGCCATGCCAAAAGCTGCATTCCAGTTCGGTGTGAAGATGCAAGATGGTCGGAAGACGCGAAAGCAAAACAAGGACCAGAAACTCAACAATGAACTGCATAAGATCAACAAGATACtagcaaaaaagaaaatggagaagGAAATGAATGGAGATGATGATGATATACAACCTGGAAAGAAGATTAGAATTTGA